In a single window of the Bombus huntii isolate Logan2020A unplaced genomic scaffold, iyBomHunt1.1 ctg00000115.1, whole genome shotgun sequence genome:
- the LOC126877076 gene encoding omega-amidase NIT2-A-like isoform X1, with the protein MPEIEGDKLYDTCTIWGPDGTLTAKHRKVHLFDIDIPNKITFRESDSLSPGNSLTTFDVKGCKIGIGICCDIRFEEMARIYRNKGCQMLIYPAAFNMTTGPLHWSLLQRSRANDNQLYVACISPARVP; encoded by the exons atgcctgaaatagagggcgataaattgtacgatacctgtactatttggggtcccgatggaactttgacagcaaaacaccgaaag gtacatctattcgacatcgacattcctaataagattacttttcgagagagtgattcactcagtcctggtaactccctaacgacgttcgatgtgaagggctgcaaaataggtattggcatttgctgtgatattagattcgaggaaatggcacgcatttatcggaacaaag gttgccaaatgctgatatatccagcggcattcaatatgaccactggaccactgcactggtcattacttcagcgttccagagcgaatgataatcaattatacgttgcctgcatatcaccggctcgtgttccttaa
- the LOC126877079 gene encoding venom serine protease Bi-VSP-like, with the protein MWRDPNVVGVAFQKKRKKSKGVQNFSRSRTVNTCGAWPWIAALGFRNPRNPDKPLWKCGGSLISARHVLTAAHCAHMDGIENIHNHNIVILRLVEEVPFSRYVYPICTKEQLRRL; encoded by the exons atgtggcgtgatccgaacgtagtgggggtcgccttccagaaaaaacgaaaaaaatcgaaaggcgttcagaacttttcgagaagtcgaaccgtcaacacatgtg gcgcttggccatggatcgctgcattaggttttcgtaatccccgaaacccagacaaaccactatggaagtgcggaggttccctgatatcggctaggcatgttttgaccgcagcacattgtgcacatatggatggaatagaaaacatacacaatcataatattgtcattcttagattggtggaggaggtgccattttcga ggtacgtatatcccatttgtacgaaagagcaacttcgtcggctataa